Genomic window (Streptomyces sp. SLBN-31):
GCGCCGCCATCTGATGCGTCCTCATCCTGTAGCGCAGTGAGGAATCGCCCCCTGGGGCCGGGTCACCCCAGCCCCGGGGGGCATGTCCACGTTCGCACGGCGCACCTCGTACCCCGCCGGCGCGGCCTTCTTTTCTTGCTCATCAATCCCTCTGCTCACTTTTTGTTGCCGCTTCAGCCCGTCCGACAGGAGTGGAGTCTCACCATGGAGATCCCCGAGATCCCCGAACGGATCACACGGATCGTCAGCCTGCCCGGTCAGGGGCTCTTGGCCTGTGACGTCCGCGGTGGCCTGCACCGCCTCGACCACGACCTGACCCCACGCCGGTCGTCCGGTCTGCCCGCCGTGGCGCAGGACCCGGCCGGCTGCCCGGTGTACGGCGTCGCCCTCGCCGGCGACTGGATCATCACCCGGGACAAGACCGGCACCATCTGCCGCTGGCACGCCGACACGCTGCGTCTGGCCGACCGCCTGGACGCCCGCACCACCGCCGACCGCTCCCTGCTGCTGGAGGGCGAACAGCCGTCCCCCACGATGCTGCGCGGCATCGGCGTGTGGAACGGCAAGGCGTACGTGGACAACGGGTACTTCCAGGTCGTCGTGCTGGACGTCGAGACGTTCGCCGTCGAGCGCATCGTCCCGTGGCCGCACGGCTACGACATGCTCGAATGGTTCTGCACCGACGCCCCGGGCGTACACGCCGTCGCCGACCGGCACGGATGCGTGCACCTCGGTTCGCTGGAGGAGTGGTCGTTCCCCACCACGGTGCGCGTCGACACCTCCAACGTGCACCGCGTCGTCTACGACGCCCGGCACCACCGCTTCTGGGCCATCGGCGACGCCGGCGTCGGTGACACCCACAACGTCTCCAACGGCGTGGTCACCATCGGGTTGGACGGCACGGTCGACCAGCGCATGCACTTCGCCCGCAATGACGTCGAAGGGCTCGTGTTCTCCCCGGACTTCACCACCGTCTACATCGGCGGTTTCGACGGGGAACTGCTCCTGTTCGACAACACCACCCCCGAACTGACCGTCCGCAAGCGGGTCACCGGCTTCAGCCACCAGATCATCGACGTCACCATCGACGAGCAGGGACGCGTCTACACCCTCACCCAGGACGGCGAGATCACGGCGCTGTCCCCCGAGGGCGAGGTGCTGCACCGGCTCGACTTCTCCCGCCAGTGCGTGTGGGACCTGCGTCCGCTGCCCGGCGACCCCACCACCGTCCTGGCCGGCACCGACGACGGAACCGCCGTGGTCCGCCTCGACACCCGGGGCGAGCACGCCCGGCTCGACCTCGTCGACGAGTACCACGGCGCACCGGGCTTCGCCCGCCGGGCCGAGCCCTGCGGCGAAGACCGGGTGGCGAT
Coding sequences:
- a CDS encoding PQQ-binding-like beta-propeller repeat protein — protein: MEIPEIPERITRIVSLPGQGLLACDVRGGLHRLDHDLTPRRSSGLPAVAQDPAGCPVYGVALAGDWIITRDKTGTICRWHADTLRLADRLDARTTADRSLLLEGEQPSPTMLRGIGVWNGKAYVDNGYFQVVVLDVETFAVERIVPWPHGYDMLEWFCTDAPGVHAVADRHGCVHLGSLEEWSFPTTVRVDTSNVHRVVYDARHHRFWAIGDAGVGDTHNVSNGVVTIGLDGTVDQRMHFARNDVEGLVFSPDFTTVYIGGFDGELLLFDNTTPELTVRKRVTGFSHQIIDVTIDEQGRVYTLTQDGEITALSPEGEVLHRLDFSRQCVWDLRPLPGDPTTVLAGTDDGTAVVRLDTRGEHARLDLVDEYHGAPGFARRAEPCGEDRVAIFWPDTVRRFTPDGTIVWEARLPGIVHTVSVSPDHSRVLVACNAGGFEFDAADGRQLLHVDGLLASAWASAYLPDGRRVLGCRTGRLAAYDESGRVSWETELESYPKRLLVDGDRLRVTGGGGVKELIVGEDKPRRQFVELLDNTAENCALIDGTLCVVTYGMQIAAYDHDSGELLALHEDLPDFPKGMTALRGDDGRAYVVVGGRGGYLRLYRLDRGGEGPVLTVLRDLWLPRSSGARPFPAAAGAARP